CTCATGAAGGGCAGGGAACTGCATTTAGGGATTATATATCAGTTCTTGGGCTCCTGCAAGGAGCCGTCGTCCAGACGGTAGATTTTCTCCCCGGGAAACGCCATGTTCAAATCCCGACGGGCCGCCCACGCCTGCCCTTCAGGCGTTTTCAGGAACTCGACGTGATCTTTCCGGCGGGCCAGTTGGTCTTGAGCCGCGCGGGCCTCCTCCTGTTTTTGGGCCAGATACGCCTGAACTTCCTGACGATGAGCGACCTCCCGCCGCCAGGTGGTGACGTACACTGCAGCGCCCAGTCCTAAAACCGCGAGGAAAATAGCCCACCGAAGCCGCATCTTTACATCCTTTCAGGCGCTGAAAATCCCAGAATGCCGAAACAGTTTTTCAGGACCATCCTGACGGCCTGAACGAGAGCCAAATGGCTCGACCGAAGCGGCTCGTCCTCGTCGAGGATCCGGCAGCTGTTGTAAAAGGCGTGGAAGTGCCCGCTCAGCTCGTGGACGTACGTCACCAGCAGGTGAGGCTCCAATCCCGCGGCCGCCCGTTCAAGCTCGCCCGGGAACGTCTCAAGAGCCGTCAGAAGGCGTTTTTCCTCCGGCGACGTCATCAGACGCCCGTCAAACGGAAGCGGCTTGGTCATGTCGATGTTTTTCTCCTGCGCCTTGCGCGTCAGGCTGGCAATCCGCGCGTAAGCGTACTGGACGTAGTACACCGGGTTGTCCGATGACTCCCGCTTGGCCTGATCCATGTCAAAATCCAGCTGGCTGTCCGAGCGTCGCATCAGGAAATAATACCGGGCCGCATCGACGCCGACCTCATCCAGCAGCGACGCCAAGGTCTCAAACTTTCCGCCTCGGGTCGACA
This is a stretch of genomic DNA from Jonquetella anthropi DSM 22815. It encodes these proteins:
- a CDS encoding FtsB family cell division protein encodes the protein MRLRWAIFLAVLGLGAAVYVTTWRREVAHRQEVQAYLAQKQEEARAAQDQLARRKDHVEFLKTPEGQAWAARRDLNMAFPGEKIYRLDDGSLQEPKN